The following proteins are encoded in a genomic region of Paenibacillus sp. FSL H3-0469:
- a CDS encoding diguanylate cyclase — protein MRRNRSSLTSDLGFLAFLVLIFACIVYIAGSPDNYVQNIIILNVSFILALVTYFTTVTAGLTLNLAFVFGYGFFVVYQTVSQGASIGVETYFWLIMTPLLTVVLWVFTSSTRELQAENERLLKRTNNLAAVDENTDLRNSISFQKDASLFTGISVRYKIPLTLLVVKVKYWNEIRRLIPEEQLSEAIYDVSQLSQSSIRTNDALYLLDKEDATWGLLLFTDREGAKIVIERIKQRLQELNDSEFSGKYKVTLGLKIGAVEYAADTIENPLDFIVQAKKELEYDV, from the coding sequence GTGAGACGTAACCGCAGCAGTCTAACCTCGGACTTAGGCTTCCTGGCCTTTCTGGTCCTGATCTTCGCCTGCATCGTATATATTGCGGGCTCACCGGATAACTACGTTCAGAACATTATTATTCTAAATGTATCGTTCATCCTGGCGCTGGTCACGTATTTCACCACGGTCACGGCGGGCCTGACGCTGAATCTGGCGTTTGTCTTCGGCTACGGCTTCTTCGTGGTCTATCAGACGGTCTCCCAAGGCGCATCGATCGGTGTAGAGACGTATTTCTGGCTGATTATGACTCCGTTGCTTACGGTGGTGCTGTGGGTCTTCACCTCAAGCACCCGCGAGCTGCAGGCGGAGAATGAACGGCTGCTGAAGCGCACGAATAATCTGGCTGCGGTGGACGAGAATACGGATCTGCGCAACAGCATTTCTTTTCAGAAGGATGCCAGCCTGTTCACTGGAATCTCAGTCCGTTATAAAATCCCGCTGACGCTGCTTGTGGTGAAGGTGAAGTACTGGAATGAGATCCGCCGCCTGATCCCGGAGGAGCAGCTGTCTGAGGCGATCTACGATGTCTCCCAGCTCAGCCAGTCGAGCATCCGTACCAATGACGCGCTGTATCTGCTGGACAAGGAGGATGCAACCTGGGGCCTCTTGCTCTTCACGGACCGGGAAGGGGCCAAGATTGTCATTGAGCGGATTAAACAGCGGTTGCAGGAATTAAATGACTCGGAGTTCTCCGGCAAGTACAAGGTTACCCTGGGGCTGAAGATCGGTGCAGTGGAATATGCGGCGGACACCATCGAGAATCCGCTCGATTTCATTGTCCAGGCCAAAAAGGAACTGGAATACGATGTATAA
- a CDS encoding DUF2339 domain-containing protein, with protein MEDFRDRMRAVQQQQDGLLKEYQSLIEEYESSDLVRENEVLRRENGANRQSLAELKAQAAGLERDNSELRTALAEQILDEKLGILRVSRQKLQTYFASRDHAYLDRLTSFEQDAKRRIEEMYNIGARELGQEKTQITYILDEVQAKLNESILLRRQWQQEAERSLRGTMDSGLDDLAAEGVDEETLLRRRKQNRIEMKIGLNWINRLGILLLILAVGAGFRYTYSTWFNDYMKGSAFFLLGAVLLAGGEWLFRKGRGAFALGLIGGGISVLYGSIFYSYFLLEIIGLWAGIGLSVLVTLSAVLLSLRYESRTICSMGLVGGYLPLFSYMGAFGLEGSAVYAAMGYLFVLNLLILLISLRKRWVVVNYISFLFNAPSILVLIYLADSYTVGILCVVLTFAMYLGITLWYPFRFKTKLNWLDFGLLGCNTLVSCITLYLLFLNAGLDEFKGALALAFCLMYLGLGVLLEKQMPQERESRLLFYVTSLTFAILMIPFQLGAAWWSIGWLVEGVALTVYGHLYRFKMVERAGWGILSLCLLTFFGFDVLLQLSDYNAVIYYTNSYFDLKYTFITAGMVIVALLYAIRYSNQETLLRSTPAEVQATVWFKYAAIVNFYGYVVYEALRLYDWMVPEDMAHNAFYKLLLAGLLTSGLAYALPKVNVLYDKVVGIMVLVLHGIAYAVCIGITLGLPSLPEGWSGSTAADVAALGLLILFNVFVWFSSARLLRTTLLRDYKNIELYPVAMGIYLLVMVTAFLGVQMQVRDGGLAFSLLYLLLAVLFIMYGFWKRYLYIRRFGLALSLLATGKLLLYDLTLLNTGSKIIAYFSFGLCLLGISYLYQRITVRMEEAYALAEQDRPES; from the coding sequence ATGGAGGATTTCAGAGATCGGATGAGGGCTGTGCAGCAGCAGCAGGACGGGCTTTTGAAGGAATACCAGTCTTTAATTGAAGAATATGAGAGCAGTGATCTTGTCCGCGAGAACGAAGTATTAAGACGGGAAAATGGGGCGAACAGGCAGAGCCTGGCGGAGCTGAAGGCTCAGGCTGCGGGGCTTGAGCGCGACAACTCGGAGCTGCGGACTGCGCTGGCGGAGCAGATTCTGGATGAGAAGCTGGGTATTCTCCGGGTATCGCGGCAGAAGCTGCAGACTTATTTTGCCTCACGGGATCATGCGTATCTTGACCGGCTGACATCCTTCGAGCAGGACGCCAAGCGGCGTATAGAGGAGATGTACAATATCGGGGCCCGCGAGCTGGGCCAGGAGAAGACCCAGATCACTTATATATTGGATGAGGTGCAGGCGAAGCTGAATGAGAGTATTCTGCTGCGCAGACAATGGCAGCAGGAAGCAGAGCGTTCGCTCAGGGGGACAATGGACAGCGGACTGGATGATTTGGCTGCTGAAGGGGTTGACGAGGAGACCCTGCTGCGCCGCCGCAAGCAGAACCGGATCGAAATGAAGATCGGCCTGAACTGGATCAACCGCCTGGGGATTCTGCTGCTGATCCTGGCAGTGGGCGCCGGGTTCAGATACACCTACTCCACCTGGTTCAATGATTATATGAAGGGCAGCGCCTTCTTCCTGCTGGGCGCAGTCCTGCTGGCGGGCGGGGAGTGGCTGTTCCGCAAGGGGCGGGGAGCCTTCGCTCTGGGGCTGATTGGCGGCGGGATATCGGTGCTGTACGGCTCGATATTTTACAGTTATTTTCTGCTGGAGATTATCGGGTTATGGGCCGGGATCGGCCTGTCGGTGCTGGTCACGCTGTCCGCTGTGCTGCTGTCGCTGCGCTATGAGTCACGGACGATCTGTTCCATGGGGCTTGTGGGGGGCTATCTGCCGCTCTTCTCTTATATGGGAGCCTTCGGGCTGGAGGGCAGCGCAGTGTATGCGGCGATGGGTTATCTGTTCGTGCTGAACCTGCTGATTCTGCTGATCTCTCTGCGCAAGCGCTGGGTGGTCGTCAATTACATCAGCTTCCTGTTCAATGCACCGTCTATCCTGGTGCTGATTTATCTGGCAGACAGCTACACTGTGGGCATCCTCTGCGTTGTGTTGACCTTCGCCATGTATCTGGGGATTACACTGTGGTATCCGTTCAGGTTCAAGACGAAGCTTAACTGGCTGGACTTCGGCCTGCTGGGCTGTAACACGCTCGTTAGCTGCATAACGCTGTATCTTCTGTTCCTGAATGCCGGGCTGGATGAATTCAAAGGCGCGCTGGCGCTGGCCTTCTGCCTCATGTATCTGGGGCTTGGCGTGCTGCTGGAGAAGCAGATGCCGCAGGAACGCGAGAGCCGTCTGCTCTTCTATGTTACCTCACTGACCTTCGCCATCCTGATGATTCCGTTCCAGCTGGGAGCGGCGTGGTGGTCGATCGGCTGGCTGGTGGAAGGTGTGGCGCTCACGGTCTACGGACATCTGTACCGCTTCAAAATGGTAGAACGCGCAGGCTGGGGCATCCTTTCCCTCTGTCTGCTGACCTTCTTCGGATTCGACGTTCTGCTGCAGCTCTCGGATTATAATGCGGTCATCTACTACACGAACTCCTATTTCGATCTGAAGTATACATTCATTACGGCGGGAATGGTGATTGTAGCCTTATTATATGCCATCCGTTATTCGAATCAGGAGACGCTGCTTCGCAGTACGCCTGCGGAGGTGCAGGCTACCGTCTGGTTCAAATATGCGGCTATCGTCAATTTCTACGGGTATGTGGTGTATGAAGCGTTACGCCTGTACGACTGGATGGTGCCGGAGGATATGGCGCACAATGCCTTTTACAAGCTGCTGCTGGCAGGTCTGCTTACCTCTGGACTGGCTTATGCGCTGCCGAAGGTGAACGTTCTGTATGACAAGGTGGTCGGCATCATGGTTCTGGTGCTGCACGGGATTGCCTATGCGGTCTGTATCGGCATTACGCTGGGTCTGCCCAGTCTTCCGGAAGGGTGGTCCGGCAGCACTGCTGCCGATGTAGCGGCGCTGGGTCTGCTTATTCTGTTCAATGTGTTCGTATGGTTCAGCAGTGCAAGGCTGCTGCGGACAACGCTGCTGCGCGATTATAAGAATATAGAGCTGTATCCGGTAGCTATGGGTATCTATCTGCTGGTGATGGTTACGGCGTTCCTGGGAGTGCAGATGCAGGTACGTGACGGCGGGCTGGCCTTCAGTCTGCTCTATCTGCTGCTGGCCGTGCTGTTCATTATGTACGGCTTCTGGAAAAGATATCTGTATATCCGCCGCTTCGGACTGGCGCTGTCCCTGCTGGCAACCGGCAAGCTGTTGCTCTATGACTTGACTCTGCTGAATACCGGCAGCAAGATCATCGCTTATTTCAGCTTCGGACTCTGCCTGCTGGGGATATCCTACCTCTATCAGCGGATAACAGTCAGAATGGAGGAAGCTTATGCGCTTGCTGAGCAAGACAGGCCGGAGAGCTAG
- a CDS encoding MBL fold metallo-hydrolase yields the protein MTLIIIGSILLAVVAAAYLIMTVYPAFGRRAGTQEKARNLRSAQYSKGEFAYPQTADLSGEKAGGSGFSILRDFIKGNPNSRPAGPLQPQPLLPSSIGQGRDTRVTWFGHSAVLLEMDSLTLFLDPMLGHAPSPFPFIGGRRYSKQLPLAAALLPQLDVVLLSHDHYDHLDYGTIRQLKDKVGLFIVPLGVGAHLRRWGVAAEKIREQDWGDTLTYEGITFTCAPARHFSGRSLLDRNTTLWCSWIIQGEKTKVFFSGDSGYGPHFAEIGRTHGPFDLTLMECGQYDPRWADIHMLPEQTVEAHIDVQGGLLIPIHWGAFTLSMHDWTDPAERISAAAALRGVRLATPRIGETVTAGAAGYPGVPWWR from the coding sequence ATGACCCTGATTATTATTGGCTCCATTCTGCTTGCTGTTGTTGCCGCTGCGTATCTTATCATGACCGTCTATCCGGCGTTCGGGCGGAGGGCCGGGACGCAGGAGAAGGCCCGTAACCTCCGTTCCGCCCAATACAGCAAGGGTGAATTTGCTTATCCGCAGACTGCAGACCTGAGCGGCGAGAAGGCCGGAGGCAGCGGATTCTCCATTCTGAGGGACTTCATTAAGGGCAACCCTAACTCCAGACCCGCTGGGCCTCTTCAGCCGCAGCCGCTGTTGCCGTCCTCTATTGGGCAGGGCCGCGACACCCGGGTTACCTGGTTCGGGCATTCAGCGGTGCTGCTGGAGATGGATAGCCTGACCCTGTTCCTTGACCCTATGCTGGGCCATGCACCATCACCGTTTCCGTTCATCGGCGGCCGCCGCTACAGCAAGCAGCTTCCGCTGGCGGCGGCTCTTCTGCCGCAGCTGGATGTGGTTCTGCTCTCCCATGATCATTATGATCATCTGGATTATGGAACCATCCGCCAGCTGAAGGATAAGGTAGGCCTGTTCATTGTACCGCTGGGCGTTGGCGCCCATCTGCGCCGCTGGGGGGTGGCCGCAGAGAAGATCCGCGAGCAGGACTGGGGCGATACGCTTACCTATGAAGGGATCACCTTCACCTGCGCTCCGGCGCGGCATTTCTCGGGGCGGAGTCTGCTGGACCGCAACACCACACTATGGTGTTCCTGGATTATTCAAGGAGAGAAGACCAAGGTCTTCTTCAGCGGAGACAGCGGGTATGGTCCGCATTTTGCCGAGATCGGGCGCACCCATGGCCCCTTCGATCTCACGCTGATGGAATGCGGCCAATACGATCCGCGCTGGGCGGATATCCATATGCTGCCGGAGCAGACGGTCGAGGCGCACATCGATGTGCAGGGAGGTCTGCTGATCCCCATCCATTGGGGTGCATTCACCCTGTCGATGCATGACTGGACCGATCCGGCAGAACGGATCTCGGCTGCTGCGGCACTGAGAGGGGTACGGCTGGCCACGCCGAGAATCGGGGAGACTGTAACCGCAGGGGCTGCCGGATATCCGGGTGTTCCCTGGTGGAGATGA
- a CDS encoding DUF3999 family protein translates to MRLLSKTGRRARAAVLLAVLGGLVLGSGTFPAHSAAAASGGAEKTDGGQWKFSREISVPEAAPYYELYLDEAVYRSAAEDLRDLRIQDSTGAPVPYYMESGAETVEEHSAVYASELIHKAVKGTDTLLDYQIKPLAEDVDIQGNRLVFELPAESFLKHVEVWGGYDGQAWEQLGTGDLYATSGLSADSITLERSYKFGYYRLVVKNNPEGLEFPGLTLVDSSREWSTAAFMRQKTPQTEIKQVENRTEIMISNTDRLKIGKVMLGSTGNFLRRYELYDSAGIKIPVTGSGELYRLDFKDTRISRTEIQPVVPASSDSLRVVIYNLDDAPISITDLKIEYLVDRLVFAGGEKTPYSLLYGNMLATAPQYDIINFKDRISGEKLVQAALGAETPVPVRAADPPGTSWWLQGRWGFNAIIIAVSLLLILIVARKLGQAK, encoded by the coding sequence ATGCGCTTGCTGAGCAAGACAGGCCGGAGAGCTAGGGCGGCTGTGCTGCTCGCTGTATTGGGCGGACTCGTGCTGGGTTCCGGCACCTTCCCGGCGCACAGTGCGGCAGCGGCATCCGGCGGAGCGGAGAAGACGGACGGCGGGCAATGGAAGTTCTCTCGCGAAATCTCCGTGCCGGAGGCGGCTCCGTACTATGAATTGTATCTTGATGAAGCGGTGTACCGTTCGGCGGCAGAGGACTTGCGTGATCTGCGTATACAGGACAGCACCGGCGCTCCGGTTCCCTATTATATGGAGAGCGGAGCGGAGACGGTGGAGGAGCATAGCGCGGTCTATGCCTCAGAATTGATTCACAAGGCAGTGAAAGGAACGGATACCCTGCTGGATTATCAGATTAAGCCGCTTGCCGAGGATGTCGATATTCAGGGGAACCGCCTGGTGTTCGAGTTGCCCGCAGAATCCTTCCTGAAGCATGTGGAGGTATGGGGAGGCTATGACGGGCAGGCCTGGGAGCAGCTCGGCACAGGGGATCTGTATGCCACAAGCGGGTTAAGTGCGGACAGCATTACGCTGGAGCGCAGCTACAAGTTCGGCTATTACCGGCTTGTAGTGAAGAACAACCCGGAAGGGCTGGAGTTCCCCGGATTGACCCTGGTAGACAGCAGCCGGGAGTGGAGTACGGCTGCATTCATGCGGCAGAAGACGCCGCAGACAGAGATTAAGCAGGTGGAGAACCGTACCGAGATCATGATAAGCAACACGGACCGGCTGAAGATTGGGAAGGTGATGCTCGGCAGCACCGGGAATTTCCTGCGGCGCTATGAGCTGTATGACAGTGCCGGGATTAAGATACCGGTCACCGGAAGCGGAGAGCTGTACCGGCTGGACTTCAAGGATACCCGGATCTCCCGGACGGAGATTCAGCCGGTGGTTCCGGCCTCTTCTGATTCCCTGCGCGTGGTCATCTACAATCTGGACGATGCCCCCATCTCCATCACGGATCTTAAGATCGAATATCTGGTAGACCGGCTTGTATTCGCGGGCGGGGAGAAGACGCCGTATTCCCTGCTCTATGGCAACATGCTGGCAACTGCTCCGCAGTATGATATTATTAATTTCAAAGACCGGATCAGCGGAGAGAAGCTTGTGCAGGCCGCGCTGGGTGCAGAGACCCCGGTACCGGTAAGAGCAGCAGATCCGCCCGGCACAAGCTGGTGGCTTCAGGGCCGCTGGGGCTTCAATGCCATTATTATTGCAGTCTCGCTGCTGCTTATTCTCATCGTTGCCCGCAAGCTGGGACAGGCGAAATAG
- a CDS encoding polysaccharide deacetylase family protein — translation MKLNLHKPQTRYILILLLLVVVFLPVPFRHKALTKLSITGLDGVEFKTDAYALTADHKLMMDKDLAERILNARIGWEKEAPLPKGVYYKDHVAVLMYHHLAETPLTLYPGVLPAAQFDEQMQLLKQEGFQVITMKQYREFMLDRAPVPDNAVLLTFDDGYESFYKLAFPILQKYGYTAVNFVIVSDVDHPGKHQVPKLTWEQMREMKRAGMDFYNHTYNLHYYAVVDAEGGTRPAASSLLYIHDENRNELNEEYYRRVTGDLAHAERRLKEELGNTDSAIAFPYGSYNEKLLEICDSLGIHLKFNIGLGLGSRTTLNAPRINEGNRTLTPELSIQQLKQFEPPMILTVNGRKVLLTGTPPVLRHGKVMIPLDALCSELGVAIHYDRSSAVLKLTPTP, via the coding sequence TTGAAGCTAAACCTGCACAAACCGCAAACACGTTATATCCTCATCCTGCTGCTGCTGGTGGTGGTCTTCCTGCCTGTGCCTTTTAGACATAAAGCCCTGACCAAGCTTAGCATTACCGGCCTTGACGGAGTCGAATTCAAGACAGATGCCTATGCACTGACCGCAGACCATAAGCTGATGATGGATAAAGACCTCGCTGAACGGATTCTTAATGCGCGTATCGGCTGGGAGAAGGAGGCTCCGCTTCCCAAGGGTGTGTACTACAAGGATCATGTGGCGGTACTCATGTATCACCATCTGGCGGAAACGCCGTTAACGCTCTATCCAGGCGTATTACCCGCCGCACAGTTTGATGAGCAGATGCAGCTCCTGAAGCAGGAGGGCTTCCAGGTCATTACGATGAAGCAGTACCGGGAATTCATGCTGGACCGCGCGCCGGTTCCCGATAATGCGGTTCTATTGACCTTCGATGACGGCTATGAGAGCTTTTATAAGCTGGCGTTCCCCATTCTGCAAAAGTACGGCTACACCGCAGTGAACTTTGTCATTGTCTCCGATGTCGATCACCCCGGTAAGCACCAGGTGCCCAAGCTGACCTGGGAGCAGATGCGGGAGATGAAGCGCGCTGGAATGGACTTTTATAATCATACGTATAACTTGCATTATTATGCAGTTGTTGATGCAGAGGGCGGCACCCGCCCGGCGGCGAGCTCCTTGCTGTACATTCATGACGAGAACCGGAATGAGCTGAATGAAGAATACTACAGAAGAGTAACCGGGGACCTGGCTCATGCTGAGCGCAGGCTGAAAGAAGAATTGGGCAATACGGATTCGGCTATCGCTTTCCCTTACGGCTCCTATAACGAAAAGCTGCTGGAAATCTGCGATTCCCTCGGCATCCATCTGAAATTCAATATCGGGCTGGGCCTCGGCTCCAGAACCACGCTGAACGCTCCACGAATCAACGAAGGGAACCGGACACTCACCCCAGAGCTGTCCATCCAGCAGCTGAAGCAATTCGAGCCGCCGATGATTCTGACCGTGAACGGGAGGAAGGTTCTCCTTACCGGAACTCCGCCGGTGCTGCGGCACGGGAAAGTTATGATCCCGCTGGATGCGCTATGCTCCGAGCTGGGCGTAGCGATTCATTACGACCGCAGCAGCGCGGTCCTGAAGCTGACGCCTACCCCTTAG
- a CDS encoding type B 50S ribosomal protein L31 → MKQGIHPKFNQVIFFDASVGYKFLSSSTKSSGETMEWEDGNSYPVIRVDSSSASHPFYTGKQRDTETGGRVDKFKQRLAQKK, encoded by the coding sequence ATGAAACAAGGCATACACCCTAAGTTCAACCAGGTTATTTTCTTCGATGCTAGCGTAGGCTACAAATTCCTTAGCTCATCCACCAAATCATCCGGTGAAACTATGGAATGGGAAGACGGCAACTCTTACCCGGTGATCCGTGTAGACTCCAGCTCTGCATCCCACCCGTTCTACACAGGTAAACAAAGAGATACTGAAACTGGCGGCCGCGTTGACAAGTTCAAACAACGTCTCGCTCAGAAGAAATAA
- a CDS encoding diguanylate cyclase → MPWMQGYPFYLVMGSVLSLYMGIGSYKHRHTPGRCYLWILMLLVSMIFAATAGEILSGSFEAKLWWKNVQQGPLFLSAIFTYAVIKEYVSRSSEGLSKRLIYFCIPVAVDVLLIFTDSYHHLMRSGVGLATVAGVTGIALKPTVLSMIFIAYDQLFALYAVYLLAISLLNGTKYYFRHNALLLFSLLVPVLSVFLLPLLQITITGFTAFTYLPPIVAAYLTLFRDPRLSLYPLAKNKIFENMKDGIVLTDRYDYIMDVNEAADAMLSELLEEKPESWMGTSIQPLLRQHGQLSACYAERREGQFEIEPPGRNGSCYGLALIATEQARAKGAGMLLVFSDLSEKKRYERELLHQATVDDLTGLYNRRHFMRLVQNYSAEIGAGMALLLFDIDDFKLINDTYGHMAGDQALVDLSGKIMQVYHNKGIAGRVGGEEFAVCFFAGSEAAALLEAESFRTAMGEHIVELDGGHHIQLTVSIGIAFTDRTDVTFEDLYREADEALYLSKAMGKNRVTLGREPMVRQAAKG, encoded by the coding sequence ATGCCGTGGATGCAGGGTTATCCGTTTTACTTGGTAATGGGCAGCGTTCTAAGTCTCTACATGGGCATCGGTTCTTACAAGCACCGCCATACACCAGGAAGATGCTATTTATGGATATTGATGCTGCTGGTCAGCATGATCTTCGCAGCTACGGCCGGAGAGATTCTATCCGGTTCCTTCGAAGCGAAGCTATGGTGGAAGAATGTGCAGCAGGGCCCGCTTTTTTTGAGTGCGATCTTCACCTATGCGGTGATTAAAGAGTATGTATCCCGTTCCTCTGAGGGTTTGTCCAAGAGGCTTATTTACTTTTGTATCCCGGTGGCGGTTGATGTACTGCTGATCTTCACTGACTCCTACCATCATCTGATGCGCAGCGGGGTCGGACTGGCTACGGTGGCGGGTGTCACCGGAATCGCCCTGAAGCCCACGGTGTTAAGCATGATCTTCATCGCATATGATCAGTTATTCGCACTGTATGCAGTGTATCTGCTGGCGATCTCTCTCCTGAACGGAACCAAATATTATTTCCGCCATAATGCGCTGCTGTTATTCAGTCTGCTGGTGCCGGTCCTGTCGGTGTTCCTGCTGCCGCTGCTGCAGATTACGATTACAGGCTTCACAGCCTTCACCTACCTGCCGCCCATCGTGGCCGCTTACCTCACCTTGTTCCGCGATCCCAGATTGTCCTTATATCCGCTGGCTAAGAATAAAATCTTCGAGAATATGAAGGACGGCATCGTCCTGACGGACCGCTACGATTACATCATGGATGTGAATGAGGCGGCGGACGCCATGCTCTCCGAGCTGCTGGAGGAGAAGCCGGAGAGCTGGATGGGCACAAGCATTCAGCCGCTGCTAAGGCAGCACGGGCAGCTCTCGGCCTGTTACGCGGAGCGGCGGGAAGGCCAGTTCGAGATTGAGCCTCCCGGCCGGAACGGCTCCTGCTATGGGCTTGCGCTCATCGCCACAGAACAGGCCCGGGCGAAGGGGGCGGGGATGCTGCTGGTATTCAGTGATCTTAGTGAGAAGAAGAGGTATGAGCGGGAGCTGCTGCATCAGGCCACGGTAGATGATCTCACCGGGCTGTACAACCGCAGGCACTTCATGAGGCTGGTGCAGAATTATTCCGCGGAGATCGGTGCAGGAATGGCCTTGCTGCTGTTCGACATCGATGATTTCAAATTAATCAATGATACATATGGGCATATGGCCGGTGACCAGGCGCTGGTGGATTTGTCGGGCAAGATTATGCAGGTATACCATAACAAAGGGATTGCCGGGCGCGTAGGCGGCGAAGAGTTCGCCGTCTGTTTCTTCGCCGGCAGCGAAGCTGCGGCCTTGCTGGAGGCGGAGAGCTTCCGCACCGCAATGGGCGAGCACATCGTTGAGCTGGATGGAGGGCATCACATCCAGCTCACGGTGAGCATCGGCATTGCTTTTACGGATCGCACAGATGTGACCTTCGAGGATCTGTACCGCGAGGCGGACGAGGCGCTCTACCTGTCCAAGGCCATGGGGAAGAACCGGGTAACCTTAGGCCGCGAGCCTATGGTACGTCAGGCGGCTAAGGGGTAG
- a CDS encoding SDR family oxidoreductase, with the protein MDLGLEGKSVFVAAASKGLGLATALEYAREGARVTIASRSLPQLEKARQVIREATGQRIAVAELDVTRPEEIARAVRIAAEFGGGLEVLVTNAGGPPGGSFGDMADADWSGGFELTLMSAVRLIREALPYMRSAGGGRIVSISSVSIKQPIAGLILSNVFRAGVSALNKSLATELAPEGILINSLAPGRIGTDRILQLDGKRADAQGIPLAQIQEEALKAIPLGRTGTPEEFGKAAVFLGSFANTYITGQSLLIDGGMVKSL; encoded by the coding sequence ATGGATTTGGGTCTTGAGGGGAAATCGGTGTTCGTTGCGGCGGCAAGCAAGGGGCTGGGTCTGGCGACCGCCCTGGAGTATGCCCGTGAAGGGGCGCGGGTGACGATTGCGAGCCGGAGCCTGCCGCAGCTGGAGAAGGCGCGGCAGGTGATCCGTGAGGCTACGGGGCAGAGGATCGCCGTAGCCGAGCTGGATGTGACCCGCCCGGAGGAGATTGCCCGGGCGGTGCGGATAGCCGCCGAATTCGGCGGCGGCCTGGAGGTGCTGGTCACGAACGCCGGCGGGCCTCCGGGCGGCAGCTTCGGGGATATGGCCGACGCTGACTGGAGCGGCGGCTTCGAGCTTACGCTGATGAGCGCGGTCCGCCTGATCCGCGAGGCGCTGCCGTATATGCGCAGCGCAGGGGGAGGGCGGATCGTCAGCATCAGCTCGGTCTCGATCAAGCAGCCCATCGCGGGGCTGATTCTCTCGAATGTGTTCCGCGCAGGCGTGAGCGCGCTGAACAAGAGCCTGGCTACAGAGCTTGCCCCGGAGGGCATCCTGATCAACAGCCTGGCCCCCGGACGGATCGGCACAGACCGGATCCTCCAGCTTGACGGCAAGCGGGCGGACGCGCAGGGCATCCCGCTTGCACAGATTCAGGAGGAAGCGCTGAAGGCGATTCCGCTGGGAAGAACCGGCACGCCGGAGGAGTTCGGCAAGGCGGCAGTATTCCTCGGTTCTTTTGCCAATACGTATATTACCGGACAGTCCCTGCTGATCGACGGCGGAATGGTGAAATCGCTCTAG